In the genome of Streptococcus mitis, one region contains:
- a CDS encoding 50S ribosomal protein L1, producing the protein MAKKSKQLRAALEKIDSTKAYSVEEAVALAKETNFAKFDATVEVAYNLNIDVKKADQQIRGAMVLPNGTGKTSRVLVFARGAKAEEAKAAGADFVGEDDLVAKINDGWLDFDVVIATPDMMALVGRLGRVLGPRNLMPNPKTGTVTMDVAKAVEESKGGKITYRADRAGNVQAIIGKVSFEAEKLVENFKAFNETIQKAKPATAKGTYVTNLTITTTQGVGIKVDVNSL; encoded by the coding sequence ATGGCTAAAAAAAGCAAACAACTTCGTGCTGCTCTTGAGAAAATCGACAGCACAAAAGCATACAGCGTAGAAGAAGCTGTAGCACTTGCAAAAGAAACTAACTTTGCAAAATTTGACGCAACTGTAGAAGTTGCTTACAACTTGAACATCGACGTTAAAAAAGCTGACCAACAAATCCGTGGAGCAATGGTATTGCCAAACGGGACTGGTAAAACTTCACGCGTTCTTGTTTTTGCACGTGGTGCAAAAGCTGAAGAAGCAAAAGCTGCTGGTGCAGACTTTGTTGGCGAAGATGACCTTGTTGCTAAAATCAACGACGGTTGGTTGGACTTCGACGTAGTTATCGCTACGCCTGACATGATGGCTCTTGTTGGACGTCTTGGACGTGTCCTTGGACCACGTAACTTGATGCCAAACCCTAAAACTGGTACTGTAACAATGGATGTTGCTAAAGCAGTTGAAGAGTCTAAAGGTGGTAAAATCACTTACCGTGCTGACCGTGCAGGTAACGTTCAAGCAATCATCGGTAAAGTATCATTTGAAGCTGAAAAATTGGTTGAAAACTTCAAAGCTTTCAACGAAACAATCCAAAAAGCAAAACCAGCTACAGCTAAAGGAACTTACGTAACAAACTTGACTATCACAACTACTCAAGGTGTTGGTATCAAAGTTGACGTAAACTCACTTTAA
- a CDS encoding 50S ribosomal protein L11, which produces MAKKVEKLVKLQIPAGKATPAPPVGPALGQAGINIMGFTKEFNARTADQAGMIIPVVISVYEDKSFTFITKTPPAAVLLKKAAGVEKGSGTPNKTKVATVTRAQVQEIAETKMPDLNAANVESAMRMIEGTARSMGFTVVD; this is translated from the coding sequence ATGGCTAAAAAAGTCGAAAAACTTGTAAAATTGCAAATCCCTGCTGGTAAAGCTACACCAGCTCCACCGGTTGGACCTGCTCTTGGTCAAGCTGGTATCAACATCATGGGATTCACAAAAGAGTTCAACGCTCGTACAGCTGACCAAGCTGGTATGATTATTCCAGTTGTTATCTCAGTTTACGAAGATAAATCATTTACTTTCATCACTAAAACACCACCAGCTGCTGTTCTTTTGAAAAAAGCTGCAGGTGTTGAAAAAGGATCAGGTACACCTAACAAAACTAAAGTTGCTACAGTTACTCGTGCACAAGTACAAGAAATTGCAGAAACTAAGATGCCAGATTTGAACGCAGCAAACGTAGAGTCTGCAATGCGTATGATCGAAGGTACTGCTCGTTCTATGGGATTCACTGTTGTTGACTAA
- a CDS encoding DNA replication protein DnaD: MTYLDAFKSGNLVLPSALLLHFKELFPSSDDFLVWQFFYLQNTTGLEEMSPSQIADRIGKEISDVNQAISNLTERGLLQYRTIELNGEIELLFDASLALERLDDLLGASSSSSDQLTPQNQLKDLVETFQQELGRLLTPFEIEDLTKTLKEDGTSADLIKEALREAVLNGKPNWKYIQAILRNWRHEGIKSVAQIEAKRAEREANNPQLTQVSADFQNAMDLWKD, translated from the coding sequence ATGACATATTTAGACGCTTTTAAATCAGGGAACTTGGTTTTACCGAGTGCCCTGCTCTTGCATTTTAAGGAACTCTTTCCTTCCAGCGACGATTTTCTGGTCTGGCAATTTTTCTATTTGCAAAATACGACAGGTTTGGAAGAAATGTCGCCAAGCCAGATTGCTGATAGGATTGGCAAGGAAATTTCAGATGTCAATCAAGCTATTTCCAATCTGACGGAGAGGGGACTCCTTCAGTATCGTACTATTGAATTAAATGGCGAAATTGAATTGCTATTTGATGCTAGTCTAGCCTTGGAACGTTTGGATGACTTGCTTGGAGCTAGCTCTTCGAGTTCAGACCAGTTGACCCCTCAAAACCAGCTTAAGGATTTGGTGGAAACCTTCCAGCAGGAGCTGGGACGCTTGTTGACGCCTTTTGAAATCGAGGATTTGACTAAGACCCTTAAGGAAGATGGGACTAGTGCTGACTTGATTAAGGAAGCTCTTCGCGAAGCTGTTTTGAATGGAAAACCAAACTGGAAGTACATTCAGGCGATTTTGAGAAACTGGCGCCATGAAGGTATCAAAAGTGTGGCTCAAATCGAGGCCAAGCGAGCTGAAAGAGAAGCCAACAATCCTCAGTTGACACAGGTATCTGCGGATTTCCAAAATGCCATGGATCTCTGGAAGGATTAA
- a CDS encoding adenine phosphoribosyltransferase, producing the protein MNLKDYIATIENYPKEGITFRDISPLMADGNAYSYAVREIVQYATDKKIDMIVGPEARGFIVGCPVAFELGIGFAPVRKPGKLPREVISADYEKEYGVDTLTMHADAIKPGQRVLIVDDLLATGGTVKATIEMIEKLGGVVAGCAFLVELDELNGREKIGDYDYKVLMHY; encoded by the coding sequence ATGAATTTAAAAGATTATATTGCAACAATTGAAAATTATCCAAAGGAAGGCATCACCTTCCGTGATATCAGTCCTTTGATGGCTGATGGAAATGCTTATAGCTACGCTGTTCGTGAAATTGTTCAGTATGCTACTGACAAGAAAATCGACATGATTGTAGGTCCTGAGGCTCGTGGTTTTATCGTAGGCTGTCCTGTTGCCTTTGAGTTGGGAATTGGTTTTGCTCCTGTTCGTAAGCCAGGAAAATTGCCACGCGAAGTCATTTCTGCTGACTATGAAAAAGAGTACGGTGTTGATACCTTGACTATGCACGCGGATGCCATCAAGCCAGGTCAACGTGTTCTTATCGTAGACGACCTCTTGGCGACAGGTGGAACTGTTAAGGCGACCATCGAGATGATTGAAAAACTTGGCGGTGTTGTGGCAGGTTGTGCCTTCCTTGTTGAATTGGATGAATTGAACGGCCGTGAAAAAATCGGTGACTACGATTACAAAGTTCTCATGCATTATTAA
- a CDS encoding triose-phosphate isomerase, whose protein sequence is MSRKPFIAGNWKMNKNPEEAKAFVEAVASKLPSSDLVEAGIAAPALDLTAVLAAAKGSNLKVAAQNCYFENAGAFTGETSPQVLKEIGTDYVVIGHSERRDYFHETDEDINKKAKAIFANGMLPIICCGESLETYEAGKAAEFVGAQVSAALAGLTAEQVAASVIAYEPIWAIGTGKSASQDDAQKMCKVVRDVVAADFGQEVADKVRVQYGGSVKPENVASYMACPDVDGALVGGASLEAESFLALLDFVK, encoded by the coding sequence ATGTCACGTAAACCATTTATCGCGGGTAACTGGAAAATGAACAAAAATCCAGAAGAAGCTAAAGCATTTGTTGAAGCAGTTGCATCAAAACTTCCTTCATCAGATCTTGTTGAAGCAGGTATCGCTGCTCCAGCTCTTGATTTGACAGCTGTTCTTGCTGCTGCTAAAGGTTCAAACCTTAAAGTTGCTGCTCAAAACTGCTACTTTGAAAATGCAGGTGCTTTCACTGGTGAAACTAGCCCACAAGTTTTGAAAGAAATCGGTACTGACTACGTTGTTATCGGTCACTCAGAACGCCGTGACTACTTCCATGAAACTGACGAAGATATCAACAAAAAAGCAAAAGCAATCTTTGCAAATGGTATGCTTCCAATCATCTGTTGTGGTGAGTCACTTGAAACTTACGAAGCTGGTAAAGCAGCTGAATTCGTAGGTGCTCAAGTATCTGCTGCATTGGCTGGATTGACTGCTGAACAAGTTGCTGCATCAGTTATCGCTTACGAGCCAATCTGGGCTATCGGTACTGGTAAATCAGCTTCACAAGACGACGCACAAAAAATGTGTAAAGTTGTTCGTGACGTTGTAGCTGCTGACTTCGGTCAAGAAGTTGCAGACAAAGTTCGTGTTCAATACGGTGGTTCTGTTAAACCTGAAAACGTTGCTTCATACATGGCTTGTCCAGACGTTGACGGCGCCCTTGTTGGTGGTGCGTCACTTGAAGCAGAAAGCTTCTTGGCTTTGCTTGACTTTGTAAAATAA
- a CDS encoding homoserine O-succinyltransferase yields the protein MPIRIDKKLPAVEILRTENIFVMDDQRAAHQDIRPLKILILNLMPQKMVTETQLLRHLANTPLQLDIDFLYMESHRSKTTRSEHMETFYKTFPEVKDEYFDGMIITGAPVEHLPFEEVDYWEEFSQVLEWSKTHVYSTLHICWGAQAGLYLRYGVEKYQMDSKLSGIYPQDTLKEGHLLFRGFDDSYVSPHSRHTEISKEEILNKTNLEILSEGPQVGVSILASRDLREIYSFGHLEYDRDTLAKEYFRDRDAGLDPHIPENYFKDNDVNQTPCLCWSSSAALFFSNWVNYAVYQETPFDWRKIEDDASAYGYL from the coding sequence ATGCCGATTCGAATTGATAAAAAATTGCCAGCTGTTGAGATTTTACGGACAGAGAATATCTTTGTCATGGATGATCAACGTGCTGCCCACCAAGATATCCGTCCCTTGAAGATTTTAATCTTAAATCTCATGCCACAAAAAATGGTCACAGAGACTCAATTGTTGCGCCATTTGGCCAATACACCCCTGCAACTGGATATTGATTTCCTCTATATGGAAAGCCACCGTTCTAAAACAACTCGCTCAGAGCACATGGAGACTTTCTATAAAACTTTTCCTGAAGTCAAGGATGAGTATTTTGACGGGATGATTATCACAGGGGCTCCAGTTGAGCATTTACCATTTGAGGAAGTGGACTATTGGGAGGAATTCAGTCAGGTGCTTGAGTGGTCCAAGACCCATGTCTATTCGACCCTTCATATCTGTTGGGGGGCTCAGGCTGGGCTTTATCTGCGTTATGGGGTTGAAAAATACCAGATGGACAGTAAGTTATCGGGTATCTATCCTCAGGACACCTTAAAGGAAGGTCATCTTCTCTTTAGGGGCTTTGACGATAGTTACGTATCTCCTCATTCTCGGCATACGGAGATTTCTAAGGAAGAGATCTTAAACAAAACCAATCTCGAGATTTTATCAGAAGGACCTCAGGTTGGGGTTTCGATTTTGGCCAGTCGTGATTTACGTGAAATTTATAGTTTTGGGCATTTGGAATATGACCGTGATACCTTAGCAAAAGAGTATTTCCGAGATCGTGATGCAGGTTTGGATCCTCATATTCCAGAAAATTACTTTAAGGATAATGATGTCAACCAGACACCTTGTCTTTGTTGGTCTTCATCAGCAGCCCTATTTTTCAGTAACTGGGTAAACTATGCTGTCTATCAGGAGACGCCTTTTGACTGGAGAAAGATAGAAGATGATGCATCTGCATATGGGTATTTATAA